A window of Thermococcus aggregans contains these coding sequences:
- a CDS encoding TRASH domain-containing protein, with protein sequence MRLDELDLKLIHLLLDNARLSISELAERLGVSRPTIRARLEKLEKEGIIRGYTIKLNPELLRAHNIVALIVKTENPEKMDELEEIIEINRFTSTKYLIKVAVNTMEDLKRVLEETGVEVIEVMPILESREKGLKPKIKVPFKCDYCGKEIVGEPIVYKYRNRVYFFCCPTCFREFKKARENIEKFKIKEEAEGEEES encoded by the coding sequence ATGAGACTTGACGAGCTCGATCTTAAGCTCATACACCTCCTGCTGGACAACGCAAGGCTCAGCATATCGGAGCTTGCCGAAAGGCTGGGCGTCAGCAGACCAACCATCAGAGCGAGGTTGGAAAAGCTCGAAAAGGAAGGCATCATTAGGGGATACACGATAAAGCTGAACCCGGAGCTTCTCAGGGCCCACAACATCGTTGCCCTTATCGTCAAGACAGAGAACCCCGAAAAAATGGACGAGCTTGAGGAAATAATCGAAATAAACCGCTTCACTAGCACGAAGTACCTCATAAAGGTCGCCGTGAACACCATGGAAGACCTCAAACGGGTGCTTGAGGAGACTGGCGTTGAGGTCATTGAAGTAATGCCGATCCTTGAGAGCAGGGAAAAGGGCCTCAAGCCCAAGATAAAGGTGCCCTTCAAGTGCGACTACTGCGGAAAGGAGATCGTCGGAGAGCCCATCGTTTACAAGTACCGCAACAGGGTCTACTTCTTCTGCTGTCCAACGTGCTTCAGGGAGTTCAAGAAGGCGAGGGAGAACATAGAGAAGTTCAAGATAAAGGAAGAAGCCGAAGGGGAAGAGGAAAGCTGA
- a CDS encoding heavy-metal-associated domain-containing protein, with protein MTKAVLKIPNMSCKHCVMRINKAIESVGAKGEVSLEKKKAVVEFDPGKVTLDEIINAIKRYGYEVEIGGDGC; from the coding sequence ATGACGAAGGCGGTTTTGAAAATACCGAATATGAGCTGCAAGCACTGCGTCATGAGGATAAACAAGGCCATAGAGAGCGTTGGAGCGAAGGGTGAGGTCAGCCTTGAGAAAAAGAAGGCGGTAGTCGAGTTCGATCCCGGAAAGGTTACTCTAGATGAGATCATCAACGCAATAAAACGCTACGGCTACGAGGTTGAGATCGGCGGAGATGGCTGCTGA
- a CDS encoding DUF302 domain-containing protein: MFYHVRKFEEDLDFVWERFKKRLEEDGFLLIGERIPVAITETVDGIIADYHLLFICHSELVEELVRIDPNIGALLPCTGFGYRKEDGNYLGVTLPSVAWKIAGNEVVKLMKPMEEKVIEIIDSL; the protein is encoded by the coding sequence GTGTTTTACCACGTGAGGAAATTTGAGGAAGACCTGGACTTCGTGTGGGAGCGCTTCAAGAAGAGGCTTGAGGAGGATGGTTTTCTACTTATAGGGGAGAGGATTCCGGTTGCGATAACCGAGACTGTGGATGGGATAATAGCGGACTATCATCTTCTCTTCATATGCCACAGTGAGCTGGTGGAGGAGCTGGTGAGGATAGACCCCAACATCGGGGCACTGCTTCCGTGTACCGGCTTTGGTTATAGGAAGGAGGACGGGAACTACCTCGGCGTCACATTGCCGAGCGTCGCCTGGAAAATCGCCGGGAATGAGGTAGTGAAGCTCATGAAGCCTATGGAGGAGAAGGTGATAGAGATAATCGACTCCCTTTGA
- a CDS encoding CoA-binding protein — MNPKEFRKIALVGASKNPAKYGNIILKDLVSKGYEVLPVNPKYDEIEGLKCYRSVKELPKDVDVIVFVVPPKVGLQVAKEAVETGFKRLWFQPGAESEEIREFLENAGAEYSFGRCIMVETGDRKMFLEV; from the coding sequence ATGAACCCCAAAGAGTTCAGGAAGATAGCGCTCGTCGGGGCCAGCAAGAACCCGGCCAAGTACGGCAACATAATCCTGAAAGACCTCGTTAGTAAAGGGTACGAGGTTCTCCCGGTGAACCCCAAATATGACGAGATAGAGGGCCTGAAGTGCTACCGGAGCGTCAAAGAGCTCCCCAAGGACGTTGACGTGATAGTCTTTGTCGTGCCCCCAAAGGTGGGTCTCCAGGTGGCTAAGGAAGCAGTTGAGACCGGCTTCAAGAGGCTCTGGTTCCAGCCGGGGGCGGAGAGCGAGGAGATACGGGAGTTCCTGGAGAACGCAGGGGCGGAGTACAGCTTCGGTAGGTGCATAATGGTGGAAACCGGCGATAGGAAAATGTTCCTGGAGGTGTGA
- a CDS encoding FTR1 family iron permease — MNVGAFLITFREALEAAIIVAIIIAYLKRTGREKQIKDVWTGVGLSVLASVVLGAVVLKLYGGLAEKELFEGIASYLAVIVLTSMIYWMATKGKNIRAEIESKVSTAISPLALIGFTFIVVFREGLETVLFLTPFMTQDLAGTLLGLVAGLAGALVLAYMIYGVGMRINLRTFFYYSSILLVFVAAGLAGYGTHELIEWAEEEGMHLGFIEEPAYNLGISEDSVFHHKGAIGSIFAVLFGYSVKMEWGRVIVQFGYLIVAFYLVLRAYGKELPLNSRGSKVKNRS, encoded by the coding sequence ATGAACGTTGGAGCTTTCCTCATAACGTTTAGAGAGGCACTTGAGGCGGCCATAATAGTGGCGATAATAATTGCGTACCTCAAACGCACGGGCAGAGAGAAGCAAATTAAAGACGTGTGGACTGGAGTTGGGCTGTCCGTGCTTGCGAGCGTAGTCCTTGGGGCGGTAGTTCTAAAGCTCTACGGCGGTCTGGCCGAAAAAGAGCTCTTTGAGGGGATAGCTTCCTACCTCGCGGTGATAGTGCTCACGAGCATGATTTACTGGATGGCCACCAAGGGCAAGAACATCCGGGCGGAGATAGAGAGCAAGGTTAGCACGGCGATATCGCCCCTGGCCCTGATCGGCTTTACCTTCATAGTCGTCTTCAGGGAGGGGCTTGAGACCGTCCTCTTTCTCACGCCGTTCATGACGCAGGACCTGGCGGGCACTCTCCTCGGGCTCGTGGCTGGATTGGCCGGGGCACTCGTGCTTGCCTACATGATATACGGCGTTGGAATGCGCATAAACCTCAGGACGTTCTTCTACTACAGCTCAATCCTGCTGGTGTTCGTCGCGGCGGGGCTGGCGGGCTACGGCACCCACGAGCTCATAGAGTGGGCAGAGGAAGAGGGCATGCACCTCGGCTTCATTGAAGAGCCCGCCTACAACCTTGGCATATCCGAGGACAGCGTGTTCCACCACAAGGGCGCGATAGGCTCAATCTTCGCGGTGCTGTTCGGATACTCCGTGAAGATGGAGTGGGGGAGGGTAATAGTCCAGTTCGGCTACCTGATAGTTGCCTTCTATCTCGTGCTGAGGGCCTACGGCAAGGAGCTCCCTCTGAACTCACGGGGCTCTAAAGTGAAGAACAGGAGCTGA
- a CDS encoding SufD family Fe-S cluster assembly protein → MRSNGLSKEHVHSITREALETLTYQKYGDSPTIKSYTNWKLFEENSPLKLPIEANAGSVEIKANVLISGSEAKFDLPKGVELSEGTLGLSQPEESRILGFHFYALKKAYRLKITEDLLEPLVIVSHLSEGAFISHHISIEAENVKAPIIIYDMGEEGTKSFVVEIKAKNAEFELLTVGKHKGLSHYLLRASLGEETRVKAFTIISGGKMSHHREDYSLEGAKSELVLRGMPISINSAVDYLTNVLQYGEKTVGETRVQGFSYENGWTVHRGVAKVFESAKGSSSEVNSHIIIMDKGSLGVSVPMLEVDTGEIENASHSSSVAQFDEDALFYLRVRGLTRKEALNLFVHGIGEALSDHLEKLRSKARSNIKELTEGLL, encoded by the coding sequence ATGCGCTCTAACGGACTTTCTAAAGAGCACGTTCATTCAATCACGAGAGAGGCGCTTGAGACGCTCACATACCAGAAGTACGGCGACAGCCCGACGATTAAGAGCTATACAAACTGGAAGCTCTTCGAGGAGAACTCGCCACTCAAGCTACCGATTGAAGCGAATGCGGGAAGCGTTGAAATTAAAGCCAATGTGCTTATATCGGGAAGCGAAGCGAAGTTTGACCTCCCGAAGGGCGTTGAGCTGAGCGAAGGGACTCTAGGGCTTTCCCAACCAGAAGAATCGAGGATACTCGGCTTCCACTTCTACGCGCTCAAAAAGGCTTACCGTTTGAAGATCACCGAGGATCTGCTTGAGCCGCTTGTTATAGTCTCCCACCTTTCGGAGGGGGCATTCATAAGCCATCACATCAGCATAGAAGCCGAGAACGTCAAAGCTCCGATAATAATCTACGACATGGGTGAAGAAGGGACAAAATCTTTTGTTGTCGAGATCAAGGCCAAGAACGCCGAGTTTGAACTTCTCACCGTCGGGAAGCACAAAGGTCTGTCGCATTACCTCTTGAGAGCGAGCCTTGGAGAAGAGACAAGAGTTAAAGCTTTCACCATTATTAGTGGAGGCAAAATGAGCCACCACCGCGAGGACTACTCCCTTGAGGGAGCAAAAAGCGAACTAGTATTGAGGGGGATGCCAATAAGCATAAACTCTGCTGTTGACTATCTCACCAACGTCCTCCAGTACGGGGAAAAGACGGTGGGTGAGACGAGAGTTCAAGGGTTCTCTTACGAGAACGGTTGGACAGTTCACAGAGGAGTTGCAAAAGTTTTTGAAAGTGCCAAAGGCTCTTCGAGCGAGGTTAACTCCCACATTATCATCATGGACAAGGGTTCTCTTGGTGTCAGTGTGCCTATGCTTGAAGTGGACACAGGGGAGATTGAGAATGCATCACACTCTTCGAGCGTTGCCCAGTTCGACGAGGATGCGCTCTTTTATCTCCGTGTCCGTGGATTGACGAGAAAAGAAGCGTTGAATTTGTTTGTGCACGGAATTGGAGAAGCACTAAGTGATCACCTTGAGAAGTTAAGGTCAAAGGCAAGGAGCAATATAAAAGAGCTCACTGAAGGGCTGTTGTGA
- the sufB gene encoding Fe-S cluster assembly protein SufB has product MSRHSKLEEILKAGSLEEILGTAVPYPKEIELKGKISRDTVEELSRIKKEPEWMLRHRLRALELFEKLPMPKWVVGIEELDLDNLILYTKPELQKEVKDWDDLPENIRRTFERLNIPEIEKKFLSGLTAVFDSESVYSQLKEEFEKKGIVMLPMEEAVKKYPDLVRKYFGKVFPPGEHKFSALHHALWSGGAFVYIPKGVRVPFPIEAFFVIGSALEGQFEHTLLVADEGSYVHFIEGCSAPMYKGFSFHDGMVEIYAHKNATVKFTTIQNWSRNVINFNNKRAIIEDNAYVEWIEGSIGSKITYTYPSSVLKGDGARTAQYVVSLSNGPFLKDTGAKSIHIGKNTSSKIVSKSISANGGINIYRGLVRIAKGAEDSTATVSCDSLILDGESKAYTYPHNQNNEPSASIIHEATTGRLSEDKLFYLNARGIKEEEAKSLIVLGFISDILEGLPFEYVEVLKKVIELEFSEVGGVG; this is encoded by the coding sequence ATGAGCAGACATTCAAAGCTTGAAGAGATTTTGAAGGCGGGTTCTCTTGAAGAGATACTTGGCACAGCCGTTCCATACCCAAAGGAGATAGAGCTGAAGGGAAAGATTAGCAGGGATACAGTGGAGGAGCTTTCAAGGATAAAGAAAGAACCTGAGTGGATGCTCAGGCACAGATTGAGGGCTTTAGAGCTTTTCGAGAAGCTTCCAATGCCAAAGTGGGTCGTTGGAATTGAGGAGCTCGACTTAGACAACCTAATCCTTTATACAAAGCCTGAACTCCAGAAGGAAGTGAAGGATTGGGATGACTTGCCCGAGAACATAAGAAGAACCTTTGAGAGGCTCAACATCCCAGAGATAGAGAAGAAGTTCCTATCCGGACTAACGGCAGTGTTTGACAGCGAGAGCGTCTATTCCCAGCTTAAAGAGGAGTTCGAGAAGAAGGGCATCGTAATGCTCCCAATGGAAGAAGCCGTAAAGAAATACCCAGACTTGGTTAGGAAATACTTTGGAAAAGTTTTCCCGCCGGGAGAGCATAAGTTCTCAGCTCTGCACCACGCCCTATGGAGCGGCGGGGCGTTTGTATATATCCCGAAGGGAGTTAGGGTGCCATTTCCAATTGAAGCCTTTTTCGTAATAGGCTCCGCCCTTGAGGGCCAGTTCGAGCACACCCTCCTTGTGGCGGACGAGGGGAGCTACGTCCACTTCATCGAGGGCTGCAGCGCACCGATGTATAAGGGCTTCTCCTTCCACGATGGCATGGTCGAGATATACGCCCACAAAAACGCCACTGTCAAGTTCACAACGATACAGAACTGGAGCAGGAATGTCATCAACTTCAACAACAAGCGTGCAATAATCGAGGACAACGCCTACGTCGAGTGGATAGAGGGGAGCATAGGGAGCAAAATAACTTACACTTACCCGTCGAGCGTCTTGAAGGGCGACGGCGCGAGGACAGCTCAATACGTCGTTTCGCTCAGCAACGGGCCGTTCCTCAAGGACACCGGAGCGAAAAGCATCCACATCGGAAAGAACACCAGCTCGAAAATAGTCTCCAAGAGCATAAGCGCCAATGGTGGAATAAACATCTACCGCGGCCTCGTCAGGATAGCCAAAGGGGCCGAGGACTCCACGGCGACGGTTTCCTGTGACTCGCTCATCCTCGACGGGGAGAGCAAAGCCTACACTTACCCGCACAACCAGAACAACGAACCGAGTGCGAGCATAATCCACGAGGCAACTACTGGAAGACTAAGCGAAGACAAGCTCTTCTACCTCAACGCAAGAGGAATAAAGGAAGAGGAAGCCAAGAGCCTCATAGTGCTCGGCTTCATAAGCGATATCCTCGAAGGCCTGCCCTTCGAGTACGTCGAGGTGCTCAAGAAGGTCATAGAGCTTGAGTTCAGCGAGGTTGGAGGTGTTGGCTGA
- the sufC gene encoding Fe-S cluster assembly ATPase SufC encodes MLKVENLRVKVEDKEILKGITLTVDNGELHVVMGPNGSGKSTLALTIAGHPKYRVVEGRIIFEGEDITNMSPEERVKKGIFLSFQHPVEVEGVKVIQFLQRVLKNLKGLDEIAAYELIFNAVKELGLDESILTRFLNVGFSGGERKKLEMLQAYLVKPKLLILDEPDSGVDVDSLKMIAGVINKLHEEGTSILLITHYGRILEHLKPNKVHVIKDGKIVASGGIELVKMIEEKGFAAVEAV; translated from the coding sequence ATGTTGAAAGTGGAAAACCTGAGAGTTAAAGTTGAAGACAAGGAGATTCTAAAGGGTATAACTCTCACCGTTGATAATGGAGAGCTTCATGTTGTCATGGGACCAAATGGAAGCGGTAAATCTACTCTGGCTTTGACTATAGCAGGTCATCCAAAGTATCGAGTAGTGGAGGGAAGAATTATCTTTGAAGGTGAAGACATTACTAACATGTCTCCAGAGGAAAGGGTCAAGAAAGGAATTTTTCTAAGCTTTCAGCATCCTGTGGAAGTTGAGGGAGTTAAAGTTATCCAGTTCCTCCAGAGAGTTTTGAAAAACCTCAAGGGTTTAGACGAGATAGCAGCTTATGAGCTTATCTTTAATGCCGTTAAAGAACTTGGATTGGATGAGTCAATACTTACAAGGTTCTTGAACGTTGGATTCTCGGGTGGAGAAAGGAAAAAACTTGAAATGCTTCAAGCATACCTCGTGAAGCCGAAACTTCTTATTTTAGACGAGCCAGACAGTGGAGTTGACGTTGATTCTCTGAAGATGATAGCCGGCGTTATAAACAAACTCCATGAAGAAGGCACTTCAATTCTCTTAATAACCCACTATGGAAGGATATTGGAACACCTCAAGCCCAACAAAGTGCACGTCATAAAGGATGGCAAGATAGTTGCTTCCGGTGGTATTGAGCTAGTGAAGATGATAGAGGAAAAGGGCTTTGCGGCGGTGGAGGCAGTATGA
- the thiI gene encoding tRNA uracil 4-sulfurtransferase ThiI, with protein MIIVRYGEIAIKRGKRREFEKKLAENIEKILKRKDIAGRVKIIRGRILVDAPDEAAQIIAKVPGVVSVSPAKVMDYEEVPNYLKEALKKFNPRSFKVETQRLDKTFLKTSVEVNKEIGAFIVKEFGWKVDLENPELVVGIEIINGKAYVFFEKIKGVGGLPVGTQGKVVALLSGGIDSPVAAFLMLKRGAEVIAVHFDQGKNARKVVEKVVEILSDYSPEPIELIVENHFEILKPYVITLNKLNRREWTCVVCKVAMLRRAAEIAREKGALGIVTGDSLGQVASQTLTNLYFETMSVDFPIHRPLLGFDKEEIVAIAKKIKTYDAFLEYPYCDCPFRPERVVTQGKLEEFEKIRAELKKEGII; from the coding sequence GTGATAATAGTAAGATACGGTGAGATAGCGATAAAACGAGGAAAGAGAAGGGAATTTGAGAAAAAGCTAGCCGAGAACATCGAGAAAATTCTGAAAAGAAAAGACATAGCAGGAAGGGTAAAGATAATAAGAGGGCGGATTCTCGTTGATGCCCCCGATGAAGCGGCTCAGATAATAGCAAAAGTGCCCGGCGTGGTTTCAGTATCTCCGGCGAAGGTTATGGATTACGAAGAAGTTCCTAATTACCTCAAAGAGGCTCTTAAAAAGTTCAATCCAAGGAGCTTTAAGGTTGAAACCCAAAGACTAGATAAAACCTTCCTTAAAACTTCCGTTGAAGTCAACAAAGAAATAGGCGCGTTTATTGTTAAAGAATTTGGCTGGAAAGTTGATCTGGAAAATCCAGAACTTGTCGTGGGCATAGAGATAATAAACGGAAAAGCTTATGTGTTTTTTGAGAAAATTAAAGGTGTTGGGGGCTTGCCTGTTGGCACGCAAGGAAAGGTTGTTGCTCTCTTAAGCGGGGGCATAGATTCACCGGTTGCCGCTTTTTTAATGTTGAAAAGGGGAGCCGAGGTAATAGCGGTTCACTTTGACCAAGGAAAAAACGCAAGAAAAGTGGTTGAGAAGGTCGTGGAAATCCTCAGCGATTATTCCCCCGAGCCGATAGAGCTCATAGTGGAGAATCATTTTGAAATTCTCAAGCCCTACGTGATTACGTTGAACAAGCTTAACAGAAGGGAATGGACTTGTGTTGTGTGTAAGGTTGCTATGCTTAGAAGAGCTGCGGAGATAGCAAGGGAGAAAGGGGCTTTAGGGATAGTAACTGGTGATTCCCTCGGCCAAGTGGCTTCACAAACTCTGACGAATCTCTATTTTGAGACAATGAGCGTGGATTTCCCAATACACAGACCGCTCTTGGGTTTTGATAAAGAAGAGATAGTTGCTATAGCTAAGAAAATAAAAACTTACGATGCCTTTTTGGAGTACCCTTACTGCGATTGTCCCTTCAGGCCTGAGAGAGTTGTGACTCAGGGCAAATTGGAAGAATTTGAAAAAATTAGAGCGGAGCTGAAAAAGGAAGGGATAATTTGA
- a CDS encoding ThiF family adenylyltransferase, whose product MMDFSRHFPIIGIEGQRKLSESTVAVVGAGALGSWEVYFLHKLGVGKIIVVDRDFVDESDLPRTIYTKEDVGKPKVEVLKERFGVEGHFEDLNPSTVNLLDEAGLIIDGTDNIYTRQVINDYAVKNNKPWIYVGVLSTYGNIMPIIPGKTACFRCFMPKLPSRPMPTCAVAGIMSYVPPLAASIAVALAAKILLGEEVKSELIFFDTKTLDFEKVEVPRREDCPACVRREFAFLEKRIKIERLCDGSIQITPPEPMNINLDEFTERLEKLGIEYLKTSQFIQFEDEDYEILVFKSGRMVVRGAEEEREAKNLFARYLGG is encoded by the coding sequence ATGATGGATTTTTCGAGACATTTCCCGATCATAGGCATTGAAGGACAAAGAAAGCTGAGCGAGAGTACCGTGGCGGTCGTTGGTGCTGGCGCGCTTGGGAGTTGGGAAGTTTACTTCCTCCACAAGCTCGGAGTAGGAAAGATAATCGTTGTGGACAGGGATTTTGTAGACGAGAGCGACCTACCTAGGACGATATATACCAAGGAGGATGTCGGAAAGCCAAAGGTCGAGGTTCTGAAGGAGAGATTTGGGGTCGAAGGTCATTTCGAGGATCTGAATCCCTCAACGGTTAATCTTCTTGATGAAGCTGGTCTGATAATAGATGGAACGGACAACATATACACTAGGCAGGTCATAAATGACTATGCTGTGAAAAACAACAAGCCATGGATTTACGTTGGAGTTCTTTCAACATATGGAAACATAATGCCGATAATTCCGGGCAAGACAGCGTGCTTTAGGTGCTTTATGCCCAAGTTACCTTCGAGACCAATGCCTACCTGTGCGGTAGCGGGAATTATGAGTTACGTTCCACCCTTAGCAGCTTCAATAGCAGTTGCCCTTGCGGCAAAGATTCTCTTGGGTGAAGAAGTCAAAAGCGAGCTCATATTCTTTGACACAAAAACCTTGGACTTTGAAAAGGTCGAGGTGCCCAGAAGGGAAGACTGCCCTGCATGTGTAAGGCGAGAGTTTGCCTTTTTAGAAAAGCGGATAAAAATAGAAAGGCTTTGCGACGGCTCGATTCAGATAACACCCCCAGAGCCTATGAATATAAACCTCGATGAATTCACAGAGAGACTCGAAAAGCTTGGCATTGAATATCTAAAAACCTCCCAGTTTATTCAGTTTGAAGATGAGGATTACGAGATATTGGTCTTCAAAAGCGGGAGGATGGTAGTTAGAGGGGCCGAGGAGGAAAGAGAAGCAAAGAACTTATTTGCAAGATACTTGGGTGGTTGA
- a CDS encoding flavodoxin family protein, whose amino-acid sequence MKTLVVFYSRRGTTKRVAQEIAKALNADVDEVIDKKPRKGILGFLRAGYDATRGKTTEIEFEKDPSKYDLVVIGTPVWNGRVTPAIRTYLLQNKDKIKNAAFFCTFAGRAGKCLEQMEKILGKKPLLKKVLIRKRLDEGIKELVEELKTLTGSTL is encoded by the coding sequence ATGAAAACGCTTGTTGTATTTTATTCAAGGAGGGGAACTACAAAAAGAGTCGCCCAAGAGATTGCTAAAGCTCTCAACGCTGATGTTGATGAGGTAATAGACAAAAAGCCCCGAAAGGGAATTTTGGGCTTTCTAAGAGCTGGCTACGATGCAACAAGGGGTAAGACAACGGAAATAGAGTTTGAGAAGGATCCTTCCAAGTACGACTTGGTGGTTATTGGAACTCCTGTCTGGAACGGAAGAGTAACCCCCGCTATAAGAACTTACCTACTCCAAAATAAGGATAAGATTAAAAACGCTGCCTTTTTCTGCACTTTCGCGGGAAGGGCGGGAAAATGCCTTGAGCAGATGGAAAAAATTCTCGGAAAGAAGCCCCTTCTCAAGAAAGTCTTAATCAGGAAAAGACTTGATGAAGGAATAAAAGAGCTCGTGGAAGAGCTGAAAACATTAACGGGCTCTACTCTTTGA
- a CDS encoding MarR family winged helix-turn-helix transcriptional regulator, which produces MPAKSEKACDLISELYWAMRKAFEERLEELGVTFLEFKALVHLKSAKTQKDLLKEMNVSKSTASKVLSSLERKRIVKRERMGKAYTVELTDKGFEVLKAIEKAGKELEEKMFSQMTGKEKSEFLFLLKKAINGLEGGK; this is translated from the coding sequence GTGCCCGCAAAGAGTGAAAAGGCATGCGATCTCATATCGGAACTCTACTGGGCCATGAGGAAGGCCTTTGAGGAGCGGCTCGAGGAGTTAGGAGTTACGTTCCTTGAGTTCAAAGCCCTAGTGCACCTGAAGAGTGCAAAGACCCAGAAAGACCTCCTAAAAGAGATGAACGTCTCCAAATCAACGGCCTCAAAAGTGCTCTCCTCCCTTGAGAGAAAGAGAATTGTAAAAAGGGAGCGCATGGGGAAGGCATACACCGTCGAGCTAACTGATAAGGGCTTTGAGGTACTTAAGGCCATTGAGAAAGCTGGAAAGGAGCTTGAGGAAAAGATGTTCTCCCAAATGACGGGCAAAGAAAAATCTGAGTTCCTGTTTCTCCTTAAAAAAGCGATAAACGGGCTGGAGGGAGGCAAATGA
- a CDS encoding MATE family efflux transporter produces MSEKMTKGVQILRGDPKKAILKLSIPMMVGMFVQTIYNLADGIWVSGLGPNALAAVGLFFPVFTGIIALAAGLGIGASSAIARRIGARDKEGADNVAVHAVILSLLLGVVIPLTMLPTIDSLFRSMGARGEAVELAIDYARVLLIGAFVAVFNNVGNGILRGEGDANRAMLAMVLGSGLNILLDPIFIYTLGFGVVGAAYATLLSMVVTAIFIAYWLFIKGDTYVDVTLEDFSPSWEILKDILRVGLPASLSQLSMSIAMFFLNRVAITAGGENGVAVFTSAWRVTMLGIVPILGMATATTAVTGAAYGERNIEKLETAYLYAIKLALMIELGVVAFIIIFASQVAYLFTYSETAQAIKPGLISALKTLPIFLVLTPFGMMTSAMFQGIGEGEKSLVLTIFRTLIMQVGFAYTFVHYTGLGLRGVWLGIVIGNMVAAITGFTWGRLRIRALKRAFQESA; encoded by the coding sequence ATGAGCGAAAAGATGACAAAAGGCGTCCAGATTTTAAGGGGCGACCCGAAAAAGGCAATACTCAAGCTCTCAATCCCAATGATGGTAGGTATGTTTGTGCAGACAATATACAACCTTGCCGACGGGATATGGGTCTCCGGCCTCGGCCCAAACGCTTTAGCTGCCGTAGGCCTCTTCTTCCCAGTATTCACGGGGATTATAGCACTCGCCGCTGGTCTAGGTATAGGGGCAAGCTCCGCAATAGCAAGGAGAATAGGGGCCAGAGACAAAGAAGGAGCCGACAACGTCGCCGTACACGCTGTTATCCTCTCGCTCCTCTTGGGTGTGGTCATACCGCTCACCATGCTCCCCACAATAGATTCGCTCTTCAGGTCAATGGGCGCCAGAGGTGAAGCCGTTGAGCTGGCCATAGACTACGCGAGGGTGCTCCTCATAGGGGCATTCGTGGCCGTCTTCAACAACGTCGGAAACGGCATCCTAAGGGGAGAGGGGGATGCAAATAGGGCAATGCTCGCAATGGTGCTCGGCTCGGGCCTCAACATCCTCCTCGACCCAATATTCATCTACACTCTTGGCTTTGGAGTTGTTGGAGCCGCCTACGCGACCCTGCTTTCGATGGTGGTTACTGCCATCTTCATAGCATACTGGCTCTTTATCAAGGGAGACACCTATGTGGACGTAACGCTCGAGGACTTCTCGCCGAGTTGGGAAATCCTCAAGGACATACTGCGCGTCGGGCTTCCAGCGTCGCTCTCCCAGCTCTCCATGTCCATAGCTATGTTCTTCCTCAACCGCGTTGCGATAACTGCGGGTGGAGAAAACGGTGTCGCCGTCTTCACGAGCGCCTGGCGCGTCACGATGCTCGGAATAGTCCCGATACTGGGAATGGCCACTGCTACGACCGCCGTCACCGGGGCGGCTTACGGTGAGAGGAACATTGAGAAGCTCGAGACAGCTTATCTCTACGCCATAAAGCTTGCATTAATGATAGAGCTCGGAGTGGTCGCCTTCATAATCATATTCGCCTCGCAGGTGGCTTACTTATTCACGTACTCGGAGACCGCCCAGGCGATAAAGCCCGGGCTCATCTCCGCCCTTAAGACGCTTCCGATATTCCTCGTCCTTACGCCATTCGGCATGATGACTTCCGCAATGTTCCAAGGCATAGGAGAGGGAGAAAAATCATTAGTTTTGACGATCTTCAGAACCCTAATTATGCAGGTCGGCTTTGCCTACACATTTGTCCACTACACCGGGCTGGGCCTCAGGGGAGTATGGCTCGGCATCGTTATAGGCAACATGGTGGCAGCTATCACAGGCTTTACCTGGGGACGACTGAGGATAAGAGCGCTGAAGCGGGCTTTCCAAGAATCTGCTTAG